TGCCATTTGCGGGACGTTATCGTATTATTGATTTTGTACTTTCCAATATGGTGAACTCAGGAATTAGAAGTGTAGCAATCTTTCCTAAAATAACCTACCGTTCGTTAATGGACCACCTCGGTTCAGGAAAGAATTGGGATTTAAATCGCAAGCGAGATGGGCTTTTCTTTTTTCCAACTCCCGTCGTTGATTCTGATATCAATAAAATAGGAACATTTGAAAACTTTGCTGCAAATCTAGATTTCTTTTATCGCAGTTCTCAAGAGTATTCTATCATTACAAATTGTTATACGGTTTTCAATATGGACTTTAAACCATTGTTAGATTGGCATATCCATTCTGGGTGCGATATTACTGAAATTCATCATGAAGATGGCACCCCGATGGAAATGTATTTAGTGAAGACATCATTACTTATTAAGTTAATTGAAACAAGAAATGAAACAGGATATACATGCATGAGGGATGTGGTCCTAGATCATGAACATCAATATTCCGTTTGCAGTTATGTGTATTCCGGTTATGCAGTCATGATCGATTCTATCCAAAACTATTTTTCTACTAGTCTCAATTTATTAAAATCAGATGTTTGGAAGCAATTATTTATTAAAGAGCAGCCTATCCTGACAAAGGTAAAAGATGAGCCGCCAACACGCTATTTAAAAGGTTCAGTTGTACAAAATGCCATGATAGCCAATGGCTGCTTAATCAATGGTACCGTTGAAAATAGTATCATTTCAAGGGGCGTTAAAATTGGAAAAGGCGCAGTTATTAAGAATTCCATTATCATGCAAAAATGCGTGATCGAAGATAATTGTTATCTTGATTCCGTTATTTTAGATAAAGATGTAAAGGTTGAGGCTGATACAATCTTAACTGGTACAGCCAGGGACCCTTTTGTGGTGCGAAAAGGTACGAAACAAGGAGCGCTGATGAATTCGTGAAAGTATTATTTGCAGTATCGGAATGTGGTCCATTTGCAAAATCAGGAGGGCTTGCGGACGTGGCAGGCTCTCTGCCTAAAGAGCTGAAAAGTCTTGGTACAGACGTAAGGGTGATCCTGCCAAAGTATGGCACTATTGCCGATGACTTTAAAGCAGATATGAAAAAAATCAAAGAATTTACAGTACCTGTTGGCTGGAGAAATCAATATTGCGGTATTGAGGAGCTTTCCTATGAGGGAGTAACCTACTACTTTGTTGATAACGAGTACTACTTCAAACGCGAAGGATTTTATGGTTATTACGATGATGGTGAGAGGTTTGCTTATTTTAACCGAGCTGTATTGGAAGCTTTGGCACATCTAGATTTTTATCCAGATGTCCTGCATTGTCATGACTGGCATACAGCGATGATTCCATTTTTATTAAGAATGGAGTATTACAAGCGAAAAGGCTACGGACTTATTCGTACGGTTTTCACGATTCATAATCTGCAATTTCAGGGCATTTTCCCAAGAGAGGCACTTTCTGACCTGCTTGGATTGGATTGGGGAGCCTTCAACCCTGAACATTTAGAATTCTTCGGCTGTATTAATTTTATGAAGGGTGCTCTTGTAGCAGCTGACGAAATTACAACAGTGAGCCCAACCTATAAACAAGAAATCCAGACGCCTGTATATGGTGAAAAATTGGATGGTCTCTTAAAAACTAGAGAGGAAGATCTTGTAGGTATTTTAAATGGCATCGATGATAAATTCTATAATCCTGCCGACGATTCCCTAATCTATAAAACGTACACAGTTAACAGCCTTGAAAACAAGGCAATTAATAAAAGTGAAGTCCAAAAATTCTTTGGGCTGCCACAAAAACCAAACACACCATTAATGGTGATGATTACTCGGCTGACAAAACAAAAGGGATTAGATCTCGTTAAGTGTGTGTTAAACGATATTCTCCATGAAGATATACAAATGGTGGTTCTAGGGACAGGAGACTATGCTTATGAAGAGTATTTGCGTCATGCAGCAAATTCCTATCCAGATAAATTAAAGGTTCATATCGGTTTTAGTGAGGGACTTGCTCACAAGCTTTATGCTGCGGCAGACCTGTTTCTAATGCCTTCCTTATTTGAGCCATGCGGTCTTGGTCAATTAATCGCAATGAAATACGGTGCGGTACCAATTATACGAGAAACAGGCGGGCTAAATGATACGGTTCAATCTTGGAATGAAATAACAAATGAGGGAACTGGATTTTCTTTCAAGAATTTTAATGCCCATGACATGCTATATACGATTAGAAGGGCATTACACTTTTATCATGACCCTGCTTGGAAAACCATCGTTCAAAAAGCAATGGAGAAGGATAACAGCTGGGCACAGTCTGCATTTAAGTACAATCAGCTTTATGCAGAGCTGATCTCGAGGAGTGAAACCCATGTTTTCTAGTACAACAGAATTTAAAAATACTTTCTTAAAGAGGTTGAATATGGTATGCGGTAAGAGCTTCTCAGAAAGCTCTGAGCGGGACCATTACCAAACACTCGGTATTATGATTCGTGAATTTGTTAGTCATGATTGGATCAAAACAAATGAACGATACCTTGCTGCGAAAGAGAAACAAGTATATTATTTATCAATTGAATATTTATTAGGTAAATTGCTGCGCCAAAATTTAATAAATTTAGGAATCGAAGAAACCGTACAAGTTGGACTTAGTGAACTTGGTATTGATTTAAGTAACCTAGAGGAATTAGAAAGTGATGCAGGATTGGGAAATGGCGGCTTAGGTAGATTAGCCGCTTGTTTTCTTGATTCCCTTGCTTCTCTTAATCTTCCGGGGCACGGGCATGGTATTCGCTATAAGCACGGTTTATTCGAACAGAAAATTGTGGATGGATATCAGGTAGAACTGCCAGAGCAATGGCTCAGAAGCGGTAATGTATGGGAAGTTCGTAAAGCAGACTTAGCCGTTAAAATTCCCTTTTGGGGCAAGGTAGAGGGACGTACCGAGAACGGTCGACTTGTGTTCCAACATCTAAATGCAGAAACGGTGACAGCTGTACCGCATGATATGCCGGTGATTGGCTATAATTCAGAAACAGTAAATACGTTAAGATTATGGAATGCAGAGCCATCTCAATTCCCTATTCATGATGATATTTTAAAGTACAAACGAGAAACGGAATCTGTATCAGAATTCCTCTATCCCGACGATACCCATGATGAAGGGAAAATACTCCGACTAAAGCAGCAATACTTTTTAGTATCCGCTAGTATTCAATCTATTATTAAAACGTATCGAAAACAACACGGAAACTTGAAGGAACTTCACCAGCACGTTTGTATTCACATTAATGATACTCATCCAGTTTTGGCTATTCCTGAACTCATGAGAATCTTAATTGATGAGGAACAATTTGATTGGGACCTGGCATGGTATATTACAAGGAATACAATTTCCTATACAAATCATACTACCTTATCGGAAGCATTGGAAAAATGGCCAATTCGGATTTTTCAGCCGTTATTACCTCGAATTTATATGATTGTGGAAGAAATAAATGAACGGTTTTGCGGAGAATTATGGGATAAATACACAGGAGATTGGGATAGGATTGCAAAGCTAGCGATCATTGCCGATGGTTTTGTGAAAATGGCTCATTTAGCGATTGTCGGGAGTTTCAGTGTTAACGGAGTTGCTAAACTCCATACAGAAATTCTCAAGACTCGTGAAATGAATCAATTTTATCAATTGTTTCCAGAGAAATTCAATAATAAAACGAATGGAATTGCCCATCGCCGCTGGCTGCTAAAAGGAAATCCAGATCTTTCAAACTTAATTACGGATTCCATTGGTTCTTCATGGACTCAATCACCTGCCGACTTAATTCAATTACTTAATTATCAACAAGATTCATCCTTCATGGAACAGCTCTTGAAAATAAAAAGAGATAATAAAGAACGGCTTGCTGAAGTAATCCAGAGTAAGAATGGGATTGTTGTAGATTCCTCTGCTATCTTTGACGTCCAGGTTAAGCGTCTGCACGCTTATAAGAGACAGCTTCTAAAGGTATTACATATCATGTATCTTTATAATCGGATTAAAGAGGATTCTAGTTTTTCAATGGTACCAAGAGTATTTATTTTTGGGGCAAAGGCGTCCCCGGGTTATTATTATGCAAAGAAAATTATTAAGCTCATTAATACGGTTGCAGATAAGGTTAACAATGACCCATTTATTGGCGATAAAATGAAAGTGGTTTTTCTTGAAAATTATCGCGTTTCGCTGGCGGAAAAAGTCTTTCCGGCTGCCGATTTAAGTGAACAAATTTCAACCGCGAGTAAAGAGGCTTCTGGTACCGGTAACATGAAATTTATGATAAATGGAGCACTTACAGTAGGAACAATGGATGGGGCCAATATTGAGATTCATGAATTGGTCGGAGATGAGAACATCTTTACATTCGGACTTTCTGCAGATGAGGTACTTCACTATTACCAGCATGGAGGCTATCAATCGATTGAATATTATCACCATGACAGCCGTATCCGCCAGGCTGTTGATCAGCTCGTAAATGGGTTCTTCCCAGGTGTTTATAACGAGTTTGAACCGATATTCGATTCATTATTAGAGGAAAACGACCAATACTTTGTATTAAAGGATTTTGCTTCCTATGCGGACACTCAAAAGACAATTGGTGAAACCTTTAGGGACCAGCAAGTTTGGCAAAAGAAGTGTCTGGTTAACATCGCCCACGCCGGTTATTTTTCAAGTGATCGGACAATCAAAGAGTACGCGGATAATATTTGGGGAATTAAACCTCAATAATAAAAAGGCATCTGCTGAAATGCAGATGCCTTTTTGAGTAGTTATGAAACAAAGTATCCAAGGAAAATTCCGATGGCCAGTAAAAAGCCAAAAATAGTATTGGTTTGTGCTGTTGCTTTCATGGCAGGAGCCATTTGAATTGGTGTCACACCTGCTTTAAAACCCTTAATTGCTTTCATTGCTTTAGGAATACTGAGCAGGACGATTAGTGTCCAAATTGGAGCAACACCAGTGATAATTAGACCTAATATCCAAATAAATGAAAAAATAAACATATAACCCATTAACGTAACGGCCTTATTTTTTCCTAATAGAATCGCTAAAGTTTTACGGCCATTTTCCTTATCGCCATCTAAATCCCTAATATTATTTGAAAAATTAATTGCACCAACCAGAACCAAAATAGGAACTGAAACAAGGATGCTATATGTTGTTACTGTTCCAGTTTGGATAAAAAATGAAATTAAAATGATTAACATACCCATAAAGAACCCTGCGAATATCTCTCCGAACGGTGTATACGCAATTGGAAAAGGTCCTCCTGTATACAAATAGCCCACTGCCATACAAACTAGCCCAAGCACGGCAAGCCACCAGCTAGTACT
This genomic stretch from Neobacillus niacini harbors:
- a CDS encoding sugar phosphate nucleotidyltransferase: MKRKLLGVIDATTYHEDLEDLLTHRSLAALPFAGRYRIIDFVLSNMVNSGIRSVAIFPKITYRSLMDHLGSGKNWDLNRKRDGLFFFPTPVVDSDINKIGTFENFAANLDFFYRSSQEYSIITNCYTVFNMDFKPLLDWHIHSGCDITEIHHEDGTPMEMYLVKTSLLIKLIETRNETGYTCMRDVVLDHEHQYSVCSYVYSGYAVMIDSIQNYFSTSLNLLKSDVWKQLFIKEQPILTKVKDEPPTRYLKGSVVQNAMIANGCLINGTVENSIISRGVKIGKGAVIKNSIIMQKCVIEDNCYLDSVILDKDVKVEADTILTGTARDPFVVRKGTKQGALMNS
- the glgA gene encoding glycogen synthase GlgA; this translates as MKVLFAVSECGPFAKSGGLADVAGSLPKELKSLGTDVRVILPKYGTIADDFKADMKKIKEFTVPVGWRNQYCGIEELSYEGVTYYFVDNEYYFKREGFYGYYDDGERFAYFNRAVLEALAHLDFYPDVLHCHDWHTAMIPFLLRMEYYKRKGYGLIRTVFTIHNLQFQGIFPREALSDLLGLDWGAFNPEHLEFFGCINFMKGALVAADEITTVSPTYKQEIQTPVYGEKLDGLLKTREEDLVGILNGIDDKFYNPADDSLIYKTYTVNSLENKAINKSEVQKFFGLPQKPNTPLMVMITRLTKQKGLDLVKCVLNDILHEDIQMVVLGTGDYAYEEYLRHAANSYPDKLKVHIGFSEGLAHKLYAAADLFLMPSLFEPCGLGQLIAMKYGAVPIIRETGGLNDTVQSWNEITNEGTGFSFKNFNAHDMLYTIRRALHFYHDPAWKTIVQKAMEKDNSWAQSAFKYNQLYAELISRSETHVF
- a CDS encoding 1,4-dihydroxy-2-naphthoate polyprenyltransferase: MQPNLQHSTKPAVESNRGFQVWWQMTRPHTLTASFVPVLLGTALSLSHGTIHFGLFFAMLIASLLIQAATNMFNEYYDYKRGLDNENSIGIGGTIVRDGIKPKTVMQLALGLYGIALLIGVYICMSTSWWLAVLGLVCMAVGYLYTGGPFPIAYTPFGEIFAGFFMGMLIILISFFIQTGTVTTYSILVSVPILVLVGAINFSNNIRDLDGDKENGRKTLAILLGKNKAVTLMGYMFIFSFIWILGLIITGVAPIWTLIVLLSIPKAMKAIKGFKAGVTPIQMAPAMKATAQTNTIFGFLLAIGIFLGYFVS
- a CDS encoding glycogen/starch/alpha-glucan phosphorylase codes for the protein MFSSTTEFKNTFLKRLNMVCGKSFSESSERDHYQTLGIMIREFVSHDWIKTNERYLAAKEKQVYYLSIEYLLGKLLRQNLINLGIEETVQVGLSELGIDLSNLEELESDAGLGNGGLGRLAACFLDSLASLNLPGHGHGIRYKHGLFEQKIVDGYQVELPEQWLRSGNVWEVRKADLAVKIPFWGKVEGRTENGRLVFQHLNAETVTAVPHDMPVIGYNSETVNTLRLWNAEPSQFPIHDDILKYKRETESVSEFLYPDDTHDEGKILRLKQQYFLVSASIQSIIKTYRKQHGNLKELHQHVCIHINDTHPVLAIPELMRILIDEEQFDWDLAWYITRNTISYTNHTTLSEALEKWPIRIFQPLLPRIYMIVEEINERFCGELWDKYTGDWDRIAKLAIIADGFVKMAHLAIVGSFSVNGVAKLHTEILKTREMNQFYQLFPEKFNNKTNGIAHRRWLLKGNPDLSNLITDSIGSSWTQSPADLIQLLNYQQDSSFMEQLLKIKRDNKERLAEVIQSKNGIVVDSSAIFDVQVKRLHAYKRQLLKVLHIMYLYNRIKEDSSFSMVPRVFIFGAKASPGYYYAKKIIKLINTVADKVNNDPFIGDKMKVVFLENYRVSLAEKVFPAADLSEQISTASKEASGTGNMKFMINGALTVGTMDGANIEIHELVGDENIFTFGLSADEVLHYYQHGGYQSIEYYHHDSRIRQAVDQLVNGFFPGVYNEFEPIFDSLLEENDQYFVLKDFASYADTQKTIGETFRDQQVWQKKCLVNIAHAGYFSSDRTIKEYADNIWGIKPQ